ATTGGATGGGTGATTATACTCGTCACACTCATCAATCTGTACGGGGAGATGCGGTAAGTACGCACGCGTAATGAACGAATAGTTCAGTTTATATGATATAAAAGGGGCTGTGGGAATAGCACTATGCTACTTTTTCATCGTCTCAAAATATCGTCTACGGGAATCCGAGTGGTTGCGGGCTTCGCGACTAATCTAACGCACTGGCTGGTTCGTCAGCCAAAACGTCGACACCATCCGACGTCACAGCAATCCGAATACCTTCGACAGTGAATCGAATTTCGAGATCTCGAGTCGATGAGTCAAGCAACTGTTCAAGTACTTCGGCATCAACAGTGTCGTAGAGTTGGTAGTCGTCACGGTCAAGTCC
Above is a genomic segment from Natronorubrum aibiense containing:
- a CDS encoding HalOD1 output domain-containing protein is translated as MDRSSRNGDSSSTDLVVAIIETLEACGLDRDDYQLYDTVDAEVLEQLLDSSTRDLEIRFTVEGIRIAVTSDGVDVLADEPASALD